The following are from one region of the Gammaproteobacteria bacterium genome:
- a CDS encoding UDP-N-acetylmuramoyl-L-alanyl-D-glutamate--2,6-diaminopimelate ligase, whose product MTIKKKTLKLFNHHLLDELGVPIKNLVTDSRQIQPGDTFLAYAGEKADGRDFIPQAIAAGANAVLWDPKNFTWNPEWRIPALAIDELKMKAGLIASHVYDYPSEKLWMVGITGTNGKTSCSHWYAQAMTSLGKKTAVLGTLGNGFCGELAMAENTTPDAAVLQRSLAGFVERDAHGVVMEVSSHGLVQGRVNGTAFAVAVLTNLSRDHLDYHQDMDAYAAAKARLFFWPGLQYAVVNMDDVLGVELSRQLANKATQLIGYGFRYPEEHHPGEFKMVYGSNLKVDLHGLEFDIEFEDNREHLRIGLLGKFNASNLLAVVATMLASGIRLPDAVRSLQSVQPIPGRMEKYQGVDQPIIIVDYAHTPDALEKVLCTLRELLRSAQSKKRASGRNARLFCVVGCGGDRDKGKRAIVGEVATRLADEVIFTSDNPRTENPLDIIKDIVAGAGADNYQIETDRALAIYQAIANAHSSDIVLIAGKGHERLQEIQGKKISFSDVEVVQQVLKDLARKVRVQS is encoded by the coding sequence ATGACGATTAAAAAGAAAACACTGAAGCTGTTCAATCATCATCTGCTGGATGAGCTGGGTGTTCCGATTAAAAATCTGGTCACGGATAGCCGGCAGATACAACCCGGTGACACGTTTCTGGCGTATGCCGGGGAAAAGGCGGATGGGCGCGATTTCATTCCGCAGGCGATTGCCGCCGGTGCCAACGCCGTGCTGTGGGATCCGAAAAACTTCACCTGGAATCCGGAATGGCGGATTCCGGCCTTGGCGATTGATGAGCTGAAAATGAAGGCGGGTTTGATTGCCAGTCATGTTTACGACTACCCGTCGGAAAAATTATGGATGGTCGGAATCACCGGAACCAATGGCAAAACATCGTGCAGCCACTGGTACGCGCAAGCGATGACAAGCTTGGGCAAAAAAACCGCCGTGCTGGGAACGCTCGGTAACGGTTTTTGCGGCGAGTTGGCAATGGCGGAGAATACGACGCCCGATGCCGCCGTATTGCAGCGCTCGCTGGCCGGATTTGTCGAGCGGGATGCGCACGGTGTGGTGATGGAAGTGTCGTCGCACGGTTTAGTGCAGGGGCGGGTTAACGGTACTGCCTTTGCAGTTGCGGTGCTGACCAACTTGTCACGCGACCATCTGGATTATCACCAGGATATGGATGCCTATGCCGCCGCCAAGGCGCGCTTGTTCTTCTGGCCGGGATTGCAGTATGCGGTCGTCAATATGGACGATGTGCTGGGTGTCGAATTGTCGCGGCAGCTGGCCAATAAGGCGACACAATTAATCGGCTATGGCTTTCGTTATCCGGAAGAGCATCATCCCGGCGAATTTAAAATGGTGTACGGCTCGAATTTAAAAGTTGATCTCCATGGACTGGAGTTTGATATCGAATTTGAGGATAATCGCGAACATTTGAGAATCGGCTTGCTGGGTAAATTCAACGCATCAAACTTGCTCGCCGTGGTTGCCACCATGCTGGCAAGCGGGATTCGATTGCCGGATGCAGTCCGGTCGCTGCAGAGTGTGCAACCCATTCCGGGGCGGATGGAAAAATACCAGGGGGTTGACCAGCCGATTATTATCGTCGATTACGCCCATACCCCCGATGCACTGGAGAAAGTGCTATGCACGTTACGTGAGCTTTTGCGCAGTGCTCAGTCGAAAAAACGGGCATCCGGGCGGAATGCGCGGTTGTTCTGCGTTGTCGGTTGCGGCGGCGACCGGGATAAAGGCAAACGTGCGATAGTGGGCGAAGTCGCGACGCGTTTGGCGGATGAAGTCATTTTTACCAGCGATAACCCGCGCACGGAAAATCCCCTGGACATTATTAAAGATATCGTTGCTGGTGCAGGCGCGGACAATTATCAGATTGAAACCGATCGCGCACTGGCTATTTATCAAGCCATTGCCAATGCGCACAGCAGCGATATTGTGCTGATTGCCGGCAAGGGTCATGAACGGCTCCAGGAAATACAAGGCAAGAAAATTTCTTTCAGTGATGTTGAAGTAGTGCAACAGGTGCTGAAGGATTTGGCCAGAAAAGTGCGGGTTCAATCATGA
- a CDS encoding penicillin-binding protein 2, with the protein MIKPELRQIKLSTWRSLLLFGLLVLGLISLAGRAAYLQGMHHDFLQEKGESRYSRVVEMNADRGMITDRNGHILAISSPVASIYADPKMIDIKPEQLKQLAGLLEMDSAEIDARLNRENSRFVYLKRQVVPDTAEKIMKMKIKGIHLTSESKRYYPESEFAAHVLGFTDINDEGQEGVERGWQDTLAGELGRRRVLKDNKGQIIEDVENIRPPKPGHDLVLSIDRRIQYRAHAELKDAVLANNAKAGSIVVLDAQTGEILALTNLPAYNPNRRSSITNERLRNRALIDTFEPGSTLKPFTVAIAMEIGKVNANTVLQTAPGTWQVGKKTIRDVSNKGELTVAQIIQQSSNVGTSKIALSLESQTMWEMFNRSGFGTLTNSGFPGEASGILRPYNKWRPIEQATMSYGHGISTSLMQLARAYTIFASGGELKPISLLKQNMPVMGQRVISRDTAQAMSRMLEMATKPGGTAPLAQISGYRVAGKTGTAHKLVDGQYANKRYISTFVGYAPASNPRLIIAVMIDEPSAGKYFGGAVAAPVFSKVMSGALRILNIPPDAPANNVITFTATPEMGDEG; encoded by the coding sequence ATGATCAAACCCGAATTACGGCAAATCAAGCTATCGACGTGGCGCTCGCTGCTGCTGTTCGGTTTGCTGGTGCTGGGGTTGATCAGTTTGGCGGGACGTGCGGCGTATTTGCAAGGCATGCACCATGATTTTTTGCAGGAGAAAGGCGAGTCGCGTTACAGCCGCGTCGTGGAAATGAATGCCGACCGCGGCATGATTACCGACCGCAATGGTCATATCCTGGCGATCAGTTCACCGGTTGCCTCGATTTACGCCGATCCGAAAATGATCGATATCAAGCCGGAACAATTGAAGCAATTGGCGGGTTTGCTCGAGATGGATAGCGCCGAGATCGATGCCCGCCTCAACCGGGAAAATAGCCGATTTGTTTATTTGAAGCGGCAAGTGGTGCCGGATACCGCTGAAAAAATCATGAAGATGAAAATCAAAGGGATTCATTTAACCAGCGAATCCAAGCGCTATTATCCGGAAAGCGAGTTTGCCGCGCATGTGCTGGGATTTACCGATATCAACGACGAAGGCCAGGAAGGCGTGGAGCGCGGCTGGCAAGACACGCTCGCGGGTGAGCTAGGACGGCGCCGCGTGCTCAAGGATAACAAAGGGCAGATTATCGAGGATGTGGAGAACATCCGTCCGCCCAAGCCGGGTCATGATTTGGTGTTGTCCATCGATAGAAGAATTCAGTATCGCGCGCATGCGGAATTGAAAGATGCGGTGCTGGCCAATAACGCCAAAGCCGGCAGCATCGTCGTGCTGGACGCGCAAACCGGCGAAATTCTGGCTCTGACCAATTTACCGGCGTATAACCCGAACAGACGCTCATCCATTACCAATGAAAGACTGCGCAACCGGGCGTTGATCGATACGTTCGAACCGGGCTCGACATTAAAACCATTTACCGTGGCGATTGCGATGGAAATCGGTAAAGTCAATGCCAATACGGTACTGCAAACCGCGCCGGGGACGTGGCAAGTAGGTAAAAAAACCATACGCGATGTCAGCAATAAAGGTGAATTGACGGTGGCTCAAATCATCCAGCAATCGAGTAATGTCGGAACGTCAAAAATCGCCTTGTCGCTGGAATCGCAAACCATGTGGGAAATGTTTAACCGCTCCGGATTCGGCACGCTGACGAATTCCGGTTTTCCCGGTGAAGCCAGCGGCATATTGCGCCCCTACAATAAATGGCGGCCGATTGAACAAGCCACGATGTCGTACGGCCACGGCATCTCAACCAGTCTGATGCAACTGGCGCGCGCCTATACGATTTTCGCCAGCGGCGGCGAGTTGAAACCGATCTCGTTGTTGAAACAAAACATGCCGGTGATGGGGCAGCGTGTCATCTCGCGCGATACTGCGCAGGCGATGAGTCGCATGCTGGAGATGGCCACCAAGCCCGGCGGTACGGCTCCGCTGGCGCAGATCAGCGGCTACCGAGTCGCCGGTAAAACGGGCACGGCACATAAGCTGGTCGACGGCCAGTACGCCAATAAACGCTATATCTCCACGTTTGTCGGCTACGCACCGGCATCGAATCCGCGCTTGATCATCGCCGTGATGATCGACGAGCCTTCCGCCGGTAAATATTTCGGTGGCGCCGTGGCGGCACCGGTGTTCAGTAAAGTCATGTCCGGCGCGCTGCGCATCCTGAATATTCCGCCGGATGCGCCGGCCAATAATGTCATTACCTTTACCGCAACCCCTGAAATGGGTGACGAAGGATAA
- the ftsL gene encoding cell division protein FtsL, translating into MFKLNIFLVFILIACALGVVTSQHMVRKLFMALENEKEIERKLDVEWGRLQLEQSTLIMHGRIEHIAREHLKMTVPAAASMQIVSINEAEDRLDAKGLKP; encoded by the coding sequence ATGTTCAAGCTGAACATTTTTCTGGTTTTTATATTGATCGCATGTGCGTTGGGTGTGGTGACCTCGCAGCATATGGTGCGCAAGCTGTTTATGGCGCTGGAAAATGAAAAGGAAATCGAGCGTAAGCTGGATGTGGAATGGGGCAGATTGCAACTGGAACAGAGCACATTGATTATGCATGGCCGGATCGAGCACATCGCGAGAGAACATCTGAAAATGACCGTGCCGGCCGCGGCCAGCATGCAAATCGTATCGATCAATGAGGCCGAGGATCGGCTGGATGCGAAAGGGTTAAAACCATGA
- the rsmH gene encoding 16S rRNA (cytosine(1402)-N(4))-methyltransferase RsmH: MHIPVLLHEAVDALAIKPDGVYVDATFGRGGHSRQILMRLGEHGRLIALDRDPAAVVSAEAIADERFCIRHGSFAHMQRILQQLGIAKIDGVLLDLGVSSPQLEEVSRGFSFRAGGPLDMRMDITQGQTAAEWLATVAEEQLERVIKDYGEERFARQIAKAIVVARARQPIVTTSQLAEIVSGVVRPRQRESMRHPATRTFQAIRIFLNQELEELSLVLPQCVELLNPGGRLVVISFHSLEDRMVKQFMRKAASTDELPRGVPLREKDVQKLSKQTLRVIGRAVRPGELEVDENVRARSAVMRVAEKVTLNG; this comes from the coding sequence ATGCACATTCCGGTTTTGCTGCATGAAGCGGTCGATGCATTGGCGATCAAACCGGATGGCGTGTATGTCGATGCGACATTCGGGCGCGGCGGCCATAGCCGCCAGATCTTGATGCGATTGGGTGAGCATGGGCGGCTTATTGCGTTGGATCGGGATCCGGCGGCGGTCGTTTCGGCTGAGGCAATTGCCGACGAGCGGTTTTGTATCCGACATGGCAGTTTCGCGCACATGCAACGGATATTGCAGCAGCTTGGGATTGCCAAGATTGACGGCGTATTGCTGGATTTAGGGGTGTCGTCGCCGCAATTGGAGGAAGTTTCGCGCGGATTCAGTTTCCGCGCTGGTGGGCCGCTCGATATGCGCATGGATATAACGCAGGGGCAAACGGCGGCTGAATGGCTGGCGACTGTTGCGGAAGAGCAACTGGAACGAGTGATCAAGGACTATGGAGAAGAGCGGTTTGCCCGGCAGATTGCAAAAGCGATAGTTGTGGCAAGAGCGCGGCAGCCGATTGTTACCACATCGCAACTTGCGGAAATTGTTTCAGGGGTTGTGCGCCCGCGTCAGCGGGAAAGCATGCGGCATCCGGCGACGCGCACTTTTCAGGCGATACGGATTTTTCTCAATCAGGAGCTTGAAGAATTATCGCTTGTTTTGCCGCAATGCGTGGAGTTGTTGAATCCGGGCGGCAGGTTGGTGGTGATCAGTTTTCATTCGTTGGAGGATCGTATGGTCAAACAATTTATGCGTAAGGCTGCCAGTACCGACGAATTGCCGCGCGGTGTACCGCTGCGGGAAAAAGATGTGCAAAAGTTGAGCAAACAGACTTTGCGTGTGATTGGCCGGGCGGTGCGGCCAGGCGAGCTAGAAGTGGATGAAAATGTGCGGGCGAGAAGCGCGGTAATGCGTGTGGCTGAGAAAGTAACCCTAAACGGATGA
- the mraZ gene encoding division/cell wall cluster transcriptional repressor MraZ: MFRGVTQLSLDAKGRLAIPARYRGELMSSCTGHLIVTVDPSKCLLIYPQPAWEPIEQKLNNLSSFDSKTRNLQRLLVGNASDVEMDAAGRILLPPPLRIFAGLSKDVVLVGQGTKFELWNEEQWNLQIEEALAFKDGDIPPELDGFSL, translated from the coding sequence ATGTTTCGTGGCGTCACGCAACTCAGTCTGGATGCAAAAGGTAGGCTTGCGATACCCGCAAGATACCGTGGCGAGCTGATGTCTTCTTGCACAGGACACTTGATTGTGACTGTTGATCCTTCCAAGTGTCTGCTGATTTATCCTCAGCCGGCTTGGGAGCCGATAGAACAAAAACTCAATAATCTTTCCAGTTTTGATTCGAAGACCCGCAATTTGCAGCGGCTGCTGGTGGGTAACGCCAGTGATGTCGAAATGGATGCTGCTGGCCGCATTTTGCTGCCGCCGCCGCTGCGTATTTTTGCCGGTTTGTCCAAGGATGTGGTTTTGGTCGGTCAAGGGACAAAGTTCGAGTTGTGGAATGAAGAGCAATGGAATTTGCAGATTGAAGAAGCGCTGGCATTCAAGGATGGCGATATACCGCCTGAATTGGATGGTTTTTCGTTGTAA
- a CDS encoding DNA-3-methyladenine glycosylase 2 family protein: MTPAYWTQATQELAARDTVMQQLIGQFPDATLVSRGCAFTTLARSIVGQQISVKAAESVWQKVIGAIPDITPHTIAAAEEELLRSCGLSARKVIYLHDLSRHFREGDLNETAWEDLDDESIIKQLIQVKGIGRWTAEMFLIFHLHRPDVLPLDDIGLQRAMSLHYLEKQPVDKKTMLELAKPWQPWRSVATWYLWRSLDPLPVAY; the protein is encoded by the coding sequence ATGACACCCGCTTATTGGACTCAAGCCACTCAAGAACTGGCCGCCCGCGATACCGTCATGCAGCAATTGATCGGACAGTTTCCCGATGCCACGCTGGTCTCGCGCGGCTGCGCATTCACCACGCTGGCACGCTCCATCGTCGGGCAGCAAATCTCCGTCAAAGCCGCCGAAAGCGTCTGGCAAAAAGTGATCGGCGCAATCCCGGACATCACGCCGCACACCATTGCCGCTGCCGAGGAGGAATTACTGAGATCGTGCGGATTGTCCGCGAGAAAGGTCATCTACCTGCACGATTTATCGCGGCACTTCCGCGAAGGGGATTTGAATGAAACGGCGTGGGAAGATCTGGACGATGAAAGCATCATCAAACAACTGATTCAAGTCAAAGGCATCGGCCGCTGGACGGCGGAAATGTTCCTGATTTTCCACCTACACCGCCCGGATGTGCTGCCGCTGGACGACATCGGCCTGCAACGCGCAATGAGCCTGCACTACCTTGAAAAACAACCGGTCGACAAAAAAACCATGCTCGAACTCGCCAAGCCATGGCAGCCCTGGCGCTCGGTCGCAACCTGGTACTTATGGCGCAGCTTGGATCCGCTGCCGGTGGCGTATTGA